A window of the Juglans microcarpa x Juglans regia isolate MS1-56 chromosome 5D, Jm3101_v1.0, whole genome shotgun sequence genome harbors these coding sequences:
- the LOC121265248 gene encoding protein WVD2-like 4 isoform X2: MESENGVTVKDESSVIERKYVEESVVDLKREGEDGDNGEVPTMNGKSEPAIKIKSLKSSGVVVKASAMVPASKTSKSIKEPGNLHGGSPKNNRLGKDKPNPIATTTFSRSQRSILTQSLSLPSRGVRSDVMNKSIEVYPVKRDQAKHAQRQGTKSQASSGTVTNTMSGAPGRRTSLASISTIRRTVPGKYASLNATINCPPAEESLSVNPNLNPIKAALLVKEDDEARSTTSSVTPRGTPCDRRSSGSGFSFKLDERAEKRREFFSKLEEKIQAKEVERTNLQAKSKENQEAEIKQLRKSLTFKATPMPSFYKEPPPRAELKKIPTTRAISPKLGRQKGSVTVTNNSSEGDGPGLSPRLNPSPKFKKNKNSVTANNSSEVSASCRGPHLNREHSNSNKGLRAESDKNVVASKKTIRKSQTRLQTQEIAVTKAERQPAKSKTEDPGEETQNQKECRGEGEESQNRSMCLSECSDEIDPESEMDTAQNNAPVLNSSTLEIMPHEVTVGG; the protein is encoded by the exons ATGGAATCTGAAAATGGGGTTACTGTGAAGGACGAGAGTTCTGTTATTGAGAGAAAATATGTGGAAGAATCAGTTGTGGATTTGAAGAGAGAGGGTGAGGATGGTGATAACGGCGAAGTTCCCACCATGAATGGAAAATCCGAACCAGCCATAAAAATCAAAAGCCTTAAATCTTCTGGAGTGGTGGTCAAAGCCTCTGCAATGGTTCCTGCAAGTAAAACTTCAAAATCCATAAAG GAACCCGGAAATCTGCATGGTGGCTCCCCAAAGAACAATAGACTGGGAAAGGATAAACCCAATCCGATAGCCACAACTACATTTTCACGCAGTCAGAGATCAATCCTTACACAGAGTCTTTCCCTCCCATCAAGAGGGGTTCGTTCTGATGTTATGAACAAGAGCATCGAGGTTTACCCAGTGAAAAGAGATCAAGCCAAACACGCTCAAAGACAAGGGACTAAATCCCAAGCCTCAAGTGGAACAGTCACAAATACAATGAGTGGAGCACCTGGTCGGCGGACTTCTTTAGCATCCATATCTACCATTAGACGCACTGTG CCTGGGAAATATGCTTCTTTGAATGCAACTATTAACTGTCCTCCTGCTGAGGAATCCCT ATCAGTTAATCCAAATTTGAATCCTATCAAAGCAGCACTGCTTGTGAAAGAAGATGATGAGGCTCGTTCCACTACTTC AAGTGTTACTCCTCGCGGGACTCCTTGTGATCGGAGGAGCAGTGGTTCGGGATTTTCCTTCAAATTGGACGAACGAGCTGAAAAACGAAGGGAG TTCTTTTCAAAACTTGAAGAGAAGATTCAGGCAAAAGAAGTGGAAAGAACTAACTTGCAAGCAAAATCAAAG GAAAACCAGGAGGCAGAGATCAAGCAACTGAGAAAAAGCCTGACATTTAAAGCTACACCCATGCCCAGTTTCTACAAAGAGCCTCCTCCAAGAGCTGAACTAAAGAAG ATACCAACCACACGCGCAATATCTCCAAAGCTTGGAAGGCAAAAGGGCTCTGTGACCGTGACAAACAACTCTTCAGAAGGTGATGGGCCTGGCCTTAGCCCACGCCTGAACCCATCTCCAAAGTTCAAGAAGAACAAGAATTCTGTTACTGCAAACAACTCTTCAGAAGTTAGTGCATCTTGCCGTGGCCCACATCTTAACCGAGAACATAGTAATTCAAACAAAGGGTTACGGGCAGAATCTGATAAAAATGTTGTTGCTTCAAAGAAGACCATCAGGAAGTCCCAAACCAGGCTTCAGACTCAGGAAATTGCAGTCACTAAAGCTGAAAGACAGCCTGCCAAATCTAAAACAGAGGACCCTGGAGAAGAGACCCAAAACCAGAAAGAATGCAGAGGAGAAGGTGAAGAAAGCCAGAATCGGTCAATGTGTCTTTCAGAATGCTCGGATGAGATAGACCCAGAGTCTGAAATGGATACTGCCCAGAATAACGCACCGGTTCTTAATTCATCTACCCTTGAGATTATGCCTCATGAAGTTACTGTCGGAGGTTAA
- the LOC121265248 gene encoding protein WVD2-like 4 isoform X1, translating to MESENGVTVKDESSVIERKYVEESVVDLKREGEDGDNGEVPTMNGKSEPAIKIKSLKSSGVVVKASAMVPASKTSKSIKEPGNLHGGSPKNNRLGKDKPNPIATTTFSRSQRSILTQSLSLPSRGVRSDVMNKSIEVYPVKRDQAKHAQRQGTKSQASSGTVTNTMSGAPGRRTSLASISTIRRTVYQPGKYASLNATINCPPAEESLSVNPNLNPIKAALLVKEDDEARSTTSSVTPRGTPCDRRSSGSGFSFKLDERAEKRREFFSKLEEKIQAKEVERTNLQAKSKENQEAEIKQLRKSLTFKATPMPSFYKEPPPRAELKKIPTTRAISPKLGRQKGSVTVTNNSSEGDGPGLSPRLNPSPKFKKNKNSVTANNSSEVSASCRGPHLNREHSNSNKGLRAESDKNVVASKKTIRKSQTRLQTQEIAVTKAERQPAKSKTEDPGEETQNQKECRGEGEESQNRSMCLSECSDEIDPESEMDTAQNNAPVLNSSTLEIMPHEVTVGG from the exons ATGGAATCTGAAAATGGGGTTACTGTGAAGGACGAGAGTTCTGTTATTGAGAGAAAATATGTGGAAGAATCAGTTGTGGATTTGAAGAGAGAGGGTGAGGATGGTGATAACGGCGAAGTTCCCACCATGAATGGAAAATCCGAACCAGCCATAAAAATCAAAAGCCTTAAATCTTCTGGAGTGGTGGTCAAAGCCTCTGCAATGGTTCCTGCAAGTAAAACTTCAAAATCCATAAAG GAACCCGGAAATCTGCATGGTGGCTCCCCAAAGAACAATAGACTGGGAAAGGATAAACCCAATCCGATAGCCACAACTACATTTTCACGCAGTCAGAGATCAATCCTTACACAGAGTCTTTCCCTCCCATCAAGAGGGGTTCGTTCTGATGTTATGAACAAGAGCATCGAGGTTTACCCAGTGAAAAGAGATCAAGCCAAACACGCTCAAAGACAAGGGACTAAATCCCAAGCCTCAAGTGGAACAGTCACAAATACAATGAGTGGAGCACCTGGTCGGCGGACTTCTTTAGCATCCATATCTACCATTAGACGCACTGTG TATCAGCCTGGGAAATATGCTTCTTTGAATGCAACTATTAACTGTCCTCCTGCTGAGGAATCCCT ATCAGTTAATCCAAATTTGAATCCTATCAAAGCAGCACTGCTTGTGAAAGAAGATGATGAGGCTCGTTCCACTACTTC AAGTGTTACTCCTCGCGGGACTCCTTGTGATCGGAGGAGCAGTGGTTCGGGATTTTCCTTCAAATTGGACGAACGAGCTGAAAAACGAAGGGAG TTCTTTTCAAAACTTGAAGAGAAGATTCAGGCAAAAGAAGTGGAAAGAACTAACTTGCAAGCAAAATCAAAG GAAAACCAGGAGGCAGAGATCAAGCAACTGAGAAAAAGCCTGACATTTAAAGCTACACCCATGCCCAGTTTCTACAAAGAGCCTCCTCCAAGAGCTGAACTAAAGAAG ATACCAACCACACGCGCAATATCTCCAAAGCTTGGAAGGCAAAAGGGCTCTGTGACCGTGACAAACAACTCTTCAGAAGGTGATGGGCCTGGCCTTAGCCCACGCCTGAACCCATCTCCAAAGTTCAAGAAGAACAAGAATTCTGTTACTGCAAACAACTCTTCAGAAGTTAGTGCATCTTGCCGTGGCCCACATCTTAACCGAGAACATAGTAATTCAAACAAAGGGTTACGGGCAGAATCTGATAAAAATGTTGTTGCTTCAAAGAAGACCATCAGGAAGTCCCAAACCAGGCTTCAGACTCAGGAAATTGCAGTCACTAAAGCTGAAAGACAGCCTGCCAAATCTAAAACAGAGGACCCTGGAGAAGAGACCCAAAACCAGAAAGAATGCAGAGGAGAAGGTGAAGAAAGCCAGAATCGGTCAATGTGTCTTTCAGAATGCTCGGATGAGATAGACCCAGAGTCTGAAATGGATACTGCCCAGAATAACGCACCGGTTCTTAATTCATCTACCCTTGAGATTATGCCTCATGAAGTTACTGTCGGAGGTTAA